One genomic segment of Candidatus Dormiibacterota bacterium includes these proteins:
- the ybeY gene encoding rRNA maturation RNase YbeY, whose amino-acid sequence MTVVRAEGLGEAARTAVREASLAPLLRRCGASLDVPARASLSVRLTDDAELAELNTRFRGVGAPTDVLAFPTGEPGHVGDLAISVERALGQAEDGVAELRLLAVHGLLHCLGHDHADPAGAAAMTEETRRLLPGQAVPDLEPGEE is encoded by the coding sequence GTGACCGTGGTCCGTGCCGAGGGGCTCGGCGAGGCGGCCCGGACTGCGGTCCGGGAGGCGTCGCTCGCCCCCCTGCTGCGTCGCTGCGGAGCGTCTCTCGACGTGCCCGCGCGCGCCTCGCTCAGCGTCCGCCTCACCGACGACGCCGAGCTGGCGGAGCTCAACACCCGCTTCCGCGGCGTCGGCGCGCCCACCGACGTCCTCGCCTTCCCCACCGGGGAGCCCGGCCACGTCGGCGACCTGGCGATCTCGGTCGAGCGCGCCCTCGGCCAGGCGGAGGACGGCGTCGCCGAGCTGCGGCTGCTCGCGGTCCACGGCCTTCTCCACTGCCTCGGTCACGACCACGCCGACCCCGCGGGGGCGGCGGCGATGACCGAGGAGACCCGCCGCCTGCTTCCCGGCCAGGCCGTGCCGGACCTCGAGCCGGGCGAGGAGTAG
- the rpsU gene encoding 30S ribosomal protein S21, whose product MSEVKVREGETFESALRRFNKKIKQNGILSEVRRREHYEKPSVRRKRKLVAAKKRRLKAG is encoded by the coding sequence GTGTCGGAGGTCAAGGTCCGCGAGGGCGAGACCTTCGAGAGCGCGCTGCGACGCTTCAACAAGAAGATCAAGCAGAACGGCATTCTCTCGGAGGTGCGTCGCCGTGAGCACTACGAGAAGCCATCGGTGCGGCGCAAGCGCAAGCTGGTCGCCGCCAAGAAGCGTCGTCTCAAGGCCGGGTGA